Part of the Cyprinus carpio isolate SPL01 chromosome A1, ASM1834038v1, whole genome shotgun sequence genome is shown below.
ACAAACATTGTTATGGTGATTTTAAAGTGCACTTGAAAGTTCactaaagaaacaaaatgaaagacaCCATGTTTAATATAATAGTTAAGCTGATTTTATTAGTGAAGATGGACAAATGTTGTAGAAGTTTGTTTTATGCAGAGACTATATTTTATGCAGAGACTATAGAGACTATAGTTTTTTAGGACCATCAgcctattaaatataatttatctgAGAAGGGCTAGTCATCAGGGATTTGAGCAATTTAATTGTTTgtgtcagattaaaaaaaaaaaaaaaaaatatatatatatatatatatatatatatgtgtgtgtgtgtgtgtgtgtgtgtgtgtgtgtgtgtgtgtgttggtttggaACTCAAGTGTACAAAGATGCTTCACTTCatttgtttataaacattatttggttACCTATATTCCTATATTATTGCATCTGATCAGTGTCTTCTTTGTTATTAAAGTTAATGCATTCTGTTGTACTCTTTGCTTTCTATATTTAACCATGGTACCAGTAGTGCATTTTTTTCACCCAAATCAAcattctctttatatatatatttatatagctttTACTCAAAACATTAAAGTTAATAGACAAATCTAGAAATATCCTGTCTGAGCAGATGGAGTGCGTTGTAAAACCCAACTCCTTTTCTCATTTACTTTTACTGGACCCAAAAATATCACAAACTCCTTGAACTTAACATTACACAGTTTAGAGATTAAAAACAATTTGTAGCAGATAAATGATGCAAGTATATTAAAGTTTGGGATAGTCAAAAAGTGATTGAACCATCCACTACATTATTCATGCTTTGTATTATATTGAACTTGACAGCTTGCCCACATCTCCCTGCATTTTTGTGTGATCTGATGTTTTCTAACAGTAATTTTTGAAAACAGGCTTAATCTCAGTTTTTCAAGTTGTCAAAAGTCAAAAAGTGGATTAATCTAGATACAGTCTTTATTTGTAAAGTTTTTGCAGCACTGAATTTACAAACCGAACAGGATTCCACCttcattttattaaacacaaaagaacTTCATAAAACATAATACAGAGCATTTATCagaacatttttcatttacttaAAGATTAAATACATAGATTTCACATCTTCAGAATCGAATTAATACATtggtaaatataataatattttattgttcaaTCCATTTTCAGAAGAGCAAAACTATCTCAATTTTGAATTACATCATATAAACTCTATAGGTAACTTTCACTTGTACCATTCCTGTGTCATAAAGAAATCTTCAGATTTGGTTCCAGTAAACCAATCCTCATTCTTTCTTCCATTCAGTGTACACATAAACAACATGTTTTTTGTAAACCAAAGAAACCAAAATACCATACCATATGTATCACCATGGCTCTATATGTGGCAAGAAAGACTAGTAAATGTTACAGCTAGATCATAACTTGGCTTGTTTTGCTTTATGACTTGCTGATTCTGAATGTGAAAATATCAGAGATGCCACCTTCCTTTTGTGTGTTTAGTGCATCACAGCTGACACCACGAGTGATGCTAGGGTCATCCACAAAGCCGTCAGCATACTAGCCAGGACCGGAGACCTGTTAGCTGtagtaataaaaagaaatgaaatgtacATTAATCATTGACAAATCTATTACGGCCATTAAATAATGTCTTTTTGGATGTTatcaatgcattatttattatgtaatattattagagCTGCAGAACccatcaaacttaaaaaaaaaaattataaatcattacaagaaaacttatatatatataaatgtatactgaCCAGTGTTTCCTGATGGGTCTACAACACTTAGTGAATCAACTGTGAATGTGAATGACCCATTTGTTGCACTGTCAGCTATGAATTTAACCACCTCTGCCGCTGTAGGATTTTCGGCAGTTTTGTTAAATCCCAAAAGAGCATCTACAATAATGGAGCCACTCCTGAGaggaaataatgttaaaatagagaataaatgaaaaactataaCGCAATTACTGGACTGGTGACTTTCTAAGCAACTAACCATTAAACCACTCAAACAAATTATCAATCATCTGATAAATAAACACATagaaaaatgaatatgtgatgaTGAAACAGACAGAGCTTTAAAAAGAGCATtgattgtttagttttttttttttatgataataattTTATGACTTTACCTGAACCGCCAAATGAACGTGCGAACAAAGCTCAAAAAACGTTTCTTGAAAACTCCATCAaactataataaatgaataaatcaggagagattttaattttatgatggTGAACCAGACAAACATTCAAATTGTTTTCCAACTGAAGTATTAGcattaatcaaaagaaaaaataattacctGATCAGCGATCTTCTTTGCCAGAGCTACGGCTTGAAAAGAGTTGATATCTGACAGATCATTGCTAAaggtttcattcattttaaaggtCACATTATACTCAGAAAGATTCAAGCCTGCTGTGGTAGAGACTGTTGTCACAGAGACTGTTGTCGTAGTTGAATCTGTAAAAGTTTTTGATTTTCAGGGCAGAAAAACGGTAAACAGTTCAATAATACTCAATAGCCATATTAAGTTTGCAATGAATCTCAACCACAAAGACAACATTTTGTACCTCccacaatttgtgtgtgtgtgtgtgtgtgtgtgtgtgtgtgtgtgtgtgtgtgtgtgtgtgtgtgtgtgtgtgtgtgtgtgtgtgtgtgtgtggtcaatcAAACAAGAATATTTATGCCTATACCATTCCTTTAGGGTTAAAATTGTAACAGACAAGTAAATAATAGGAAAAtgcatctttaaattaaataatgtcttTTTGGATGTTatcaatgcattatttattatgtaatattattaaagcTGCAGAACccatcaaacttaaaaaaaaaaaaattataaatcattacaagaaaacttatatatatatataaatgtatactgaCCAGTGTTTCCTGATGGGTCTACAACAGCTAGTGAACCAACTGTGAATGTGAATGACCCATTTGTAGCACTGTCAGCTATGACTTTAACCACCTCTGCCGCTGTAGGATTGTTGGCAGTTTTGTTAAATCCCAATAGAGCATCTACAATAATGGAGCCATTCCTGAGaggaaataatgtttaaataggGAATTAATGAAAAGCTGTAATGCAATTACTGGACTGGTGACTTTCTAAGCAGCTAACCATTAAACCACTCAAACAAATTATCAATAATCTGATAAATAAAcacatagaaaaataaatatgtgatgATGAAACAGACAGAGCTTTAAACAGAGCATTgattgtttaggttttttttttatgataataatttaatgactTTACCTGAACCGCCAAATGAACGTGCGAACAAAGCCGAAAAAACGTTTCTTGAAAACTCCATCAaactataataaatgaataaatcaggagagattttaattttatgatggTGAACCAGACAAACATTCAAATTGTTTTCCAACTGAAGTATTAGcattaatcaaaagaaaaaataattacctGATCAGCGATCTTCTTTGCCAGAGCTACGGCTTGAAAAGAGTTGATATCTGACAGATCATTGCTAAaggtttcattcattttaaaggtCACATTATACTCAGAAAGATTCAAGCCTGCTGTCGTAGAGACTGCTGTGGTAGAGACTGTTGTCACAGAGACTGGTGTCGTAGTTgaatctgtaaaatgttttaattttcagGGCAGAGAAAAGGTGGTAAGTTGTTTAATAATACTAAAGAGATATATAGTTTTTGATGTGTATctaaaacaaagagaaaatgttttgtatctcacagtgtttgtgtgtgtgtgtgtgtgtgtgtgtgtgtgtgtgtgtgtgtgtgtgtgtgtgtgtgtgtgtgtgtgtgtgtgtgtgtgtgtgtgtgtgatcaatcAAACAAGAATATTTATGCCTATACCATTCCTTTAGGGTTGAAACTGTAACAGACAAGTAAATAATAGGAAAATGCATCTTTAAATATACACTGACCATTGGCTGTGATATCGATAACACTGATGGATGTGTTATCAACTGTTAAATTTCCAGTTTTAATTGCTTCAGTAAAGGTGTCTTTCACTGCTGTAATATTAGGAGTAGTGTTGTTTGTGGTGTCAAACTCAAGCACAGAATCCGTCACAACGGAGCCCTTACTGTGGGGAACAAGCATATTGAAACACAGTCAGTCATAACTAATGACCAAATGGAACAATGAAATGGTCTCTTGATTAACAAACTGATTAACCAAACAATCAGCTGAGAAAGCAATCAgctaatcaaaataaatcatgcatGTATCCACCTATTTTTGAACAGGGTGTTTGTGAATTACTGTAAGTAAATGTACTGTTTTACCTGAATTTTCGAATTTTCATGCTGAGGAAGTTGTTAAATTTTTTCTTGTAAGTTGGAGAAAACTATAaaagatagataaataaacataaatcatatgttatttaCATCCAGgactttcatttgtatttttcagaTCAAATTTTGCTGcaagaaatgtagttttaaaacagacatttagTTCAGGTAGACTAAAACGTAAGTATTTAGCAAAttatacagcatttaaaaatatatacaaccagttatatttatttttaatattgccaATACACAGAAACACCAGTATCTAGTGTTATTGCAATCAATACGATGCCTCATTGGAGAAAAATATTACCGTGTTGATGATATCATTTGCCAGCTGTTTGGTCTCAGGATCACTCAGATTGGCGTACACTTCCTTGAAGGTTTGAGTAAGACTGAATACTAAATTGAGTGATGTGGTTTTAGCAGGTGTAGTGACTGGTGTAGAGACTGTTGTAGCTGGAATCGTAGTTTGGTTTGTAGTTGCAGTTTGATTAGTATTTGTAGCTTGATTTGTAGTTGCAGTTTGGTTTGTAGCTGCAGTTTGACTAGTATTTGTAGCTTGATTTGTAGTTGCAGTTTGGTTTGTAGTTGTAGTTTGACTAGTATTTGTAGTTTGATTTGTAGTTGCAGTTTGGTTTGTAGTTGCAGTTTGATTAGTATTTGTAGCTTGATTTGTAGTTGCAGTTTGGTTTGAAGCTGCAGTTTGATTAGTATTTGTAGCTTGATTTGTAGTTGCAGTTTGGTTTGAAGCTGCAGTTTGACTAGTATTTGTAGCTTGATTTGTAGTTGCAGTTTGGTTTGAAGCTGCAGTTTGATTAGTATTTGTAGCTTGATTTGTAGTTGCAGTTTGGTTTGAAGCTGCAGTTTGACTAGTATTTGTAGCTTGATTTGTAATTACAGTTTGATTTGTAGTTACACCTGCTGTTTTTTTGGGAAAAAGTAAAATGGGACACAGATCAACAAGAGTGTGTCATAATTAATGTGGCATAATGAACCTTGAGGCCTTatttaacaaaagtaaaatattattacattaagatAAATCTGTAAATACACTGACCAGCAGTAGTGGTGTTGGCACTGGTGGCATTGTCGTTCTGAGCAGCATTTCCTGGCACATGTAGGATTcctgtttaaagtaaaaaattaggAAAATGAGACAtggtaacaaaacaaaaaataaaattttattattactatattttggACATTAACACTGAACTGCTAGTTTTGTAATTATGATAGTACAGCTATCACTGTAGACTAAAGACTCTTTATACAGCTGGATTGTTGTGAAATTCACTTTTCGGAAAAGTATGATTAGAATGTTTGTCACTTTCAGTAACCTTTCCTGTtgttattaagattttatttttaacatatagtTTCTgactataaattaattttttaatttcaatgcaATGATGAACAATAACTATCACTACTTGGTTCTTACCAATCAGACACAGAACAGGTACTATAATCCTCCACTCCATTGCTATGTCCTTTTTAGcagcctaaaaatgaaaattaagcatatatgtataatgtagcaaagttaaaaaataaaacacatttcttaatataacagttaaactgcccaagtatttacagatttaataaaacatgataatatattatacacaccCCCTTAAAGTTTGCattatgatttacaaaaaaagcaCACGCTTATTACATAATCTTTACCATGTTAgattcatttttattaactattgATTGGATAcagaacaactgaaaaaaaaaaaaattctacttacTGTTTGATTATGACACCACAAAACACAATCCAGGTTAATCCTTATAGCAAGTTCCTGTCACTTCTAAAAAGCCAAGCAGACAGGTGAGCTGATATTTAAAgtgagacagtttttttttttggaagaaccAACCAATGAGAGTTGAGATAAGAGATGCAAGTTTGTTGACAAacttgaaaaacaacaacagcaaaaagcaTTATTTCCTGGTATGTACATGACGGTACACAATTACAGTTAAACCAATTATGGCAAActgaaaaatcaaaatttttacaCCTTTTAACGCTTTGTGCCATCACTAGTAAAACTGTAGATTATTCATGTGGAAATATGTATTTTGACTAAAGTTAATTTTGTGTATGTaacatttttcccccaaaataaaatttgatatcCAATGTGTTTACAAAAGCTTATAGCCAAGTGATAGATATATTCTAGTCAATAGTACTTGTTGCTTTTAGACATTGCAATAACTGAAATAGACATTCTGATATGACCTGGATAATC
Proteins encoded:
- the LOC109045374 gene encoding mucin-19-like isoform X2 → MEWRIIVPVLCLIGILHVPGNAAQNDNATSANTTTAGVTTNQTVITNQATNTSQTAASNQTATTNQATNTNQTAASNQTATTNQATNTSQTAASNQTATTNQATNTNQTAASNQTATTNQATNTNQTATTNQTATTNQTTNTSQTTTTNQTATTNQATNTSQTAATNQTATTNQATNTNQTATTNQTTIPATTVSTPVTTPAKTTSLNLVFSLTQTFKEVYANLSDPETKQLANDIINTFSPTYKKKFNNFLSMKIRKFSKGSVVTDSVLEFDTTNNTTPNITAVKDTFTEAIKTGNLTVDNTSISVIDITANDSTTTPVSVTTVSTTAVSTTAGLNLSEYNVTFKMNETFSNDLSDINSFQAVALAKKIADQFDGVFKKRFFGFVRTFIWRFRNGSIIVDALLGFNKTANNPTAAEVVKVIADSATNGSFTFTVGSLAVVDPSGNTDSTTTTVSVTTVSTTAGLNLSEYNVTFKMNETFSNDLSDINSFQAVALAKKIADQFDGVFKKRFLSFVRTFIWRFRSGSIIVDALLGFNKTAENPTAAEVVKFIADSATNGSFTFTVDSLSVVDPSGNTANRSPVLASMLTALWMTLASLVVSAVMH
- the LOC109045374 gene encoding uncharacterized protein YBL113C-like isoform X1, which translates into the protein MEWRIIVPVLCLIGILHVPGNAAQNDNATSANTTTAAGVTTNQTVITNQATNTSQTAASNQTATTNQATNTNQTAASNQTATTNQATNTSQTAASNQTATTNQATNTNQTAASNQTATTNQATNTNQTATTNQTATTNQTTNTSQTTTTNQTATTNQATNTSQTAATNQTATTNQATNTNQTATTNQTTIPATTVSTPVTTPAKTTSLNLVFSLTQTFKEVYANLSDPETKQLANDIINTFSPTYKKKFNNFLSMKIRKFSKGSVVTDSVLEFDTTNNTTPNITAVKDTFTEAIKTGNLTVDNTSISVIDITANDSTTTPVSVTTVSTTAVSTTAGLNLSEYNVTFKMNETFSNDLSDINSFQAVALAKKIADQFDGVFKKRFFGFVRTFIWRFRNGSIIVDALLGFNKTANNPTAAEVVKVIADSATNGSFTFTVGSLAVVDPSGNTDSTTTTVSVTTVSTTAGLNLSEYNVTFKMNETFSNDLSDINSFQAVALAKKIADQFDGVFKKRFLSFVRTFIWRFRSGSIIVDALLGFNKTAENPTAAEVVKFIADSATNGSFTFTVDSLSVVDPSGNTANRSPVLASMLTALWMTLASLVVSAVMH